The Ranitomeya imitator isolate aRanImi1 chromosome 6, aRanImi1.pri, whole genome shotgun sequence genome window below encodes:
- the MTFR1 gene encoding mitochondrial fission regulator 1 produces the protein MLHWLLRLVRMVLQQVTHNMEAALWSGKSYGSSRSIVRKIGSNLPIIQSPRVHFQLIPYPVALNGSNPSGAIATFADVGWIADEEGEAFARLRTQNHLHQHLSQEDDTAHFDRPLRRPVSLPVLLKEEPEVKPQPAANEEALQKISALESELANLRAQIAKIVTIQEQQNVAAVSSPTTAFIPGASPVCSPPPPPPPPPPPPPPGFHRSVSAIDLIKERKGKKSISELTMIENAPKKPEMPNMLDVLKDMNRVKLRSVKRSEDPKPSDLTDPATLIAEALKKKFAYRYRSDSHGESDKKSLPEVEHKKVKVTETPLFGPHMLKSTGKMKSLVESSTS, from the exons ATGCTGCACTGGCTTTTACGTCTGGTTAGGATGGTTCTTCAGCAAGTAACCCACAACATGGAAGCG GCACTTTGGTCAGGCAAATCTTATGGTTCATCTCGAAGTATAGTCCGAAAGATTGGCTCCAACCTTCCCATCATCCAGTCCCCGAGAGTTCATTTCCAG CTTATACCATATCCCGTAGCACTAAATGGCAGCAATCCAAGCGGAGCCATAGCCACATTTGCTGATGTCGGATGGATTGCCGACGAAGAGGGAGAAGCATTTGCAAGACTCAG GACACAGAATCATTTGCACCAACACCTCTCCCAAGAGGATGACACCGCTCACTTTGACAGACCATTACGGAGACCAGTATCCTTGCCTGTTCTGTTGAAAGAAGAACCAGAGGTGAAACCTCAGCCAGCGGCCAATGAAGAAGCTCTGCAGAAGATCAGTGCACTGGAAAGTGAACTTGCCAACTTGAGAGCCCAGATAGCCAAGATTGTTACTATCCAGGAGCAGCAGAATGTGGCTGCAG TGTCTAGTCCTACGACTGCCTTTATTCCTGGAGCCTCTCCTGTGTGTTCACCACCACCACCCCCGccgcctccaccaccaccacctccacctGGGTTTCACCGTAGTGTCTCTGCTATTGACCTCATTAAGGAGAGAAAAGGAAAGAAAAGCATCTCAGAACTGACAATGATTGAGAATGCACCAAAGAagccagaaatgccaaacatgttggATGTCCTTAAAGACATGAATAGAGTAAAGTTGCGCTCCGTTAAAAG GAGTGAAGATCCAAAACCCAGTGACCTGACTGATCCTGCCACTCTAATTGCTGAAGCTTTAAAAAAGAAGTTTGCTTACAGATACAGAAGTGACAGTCATGGAGAATCAGACAAGAAAAGTTTGCCTGAAGTGGAACACAAAAAGGTTAAAGTTACCGAAACACCACTG TTTGGACCTCACATGCTCAAATCAACAGGGAAAATGAAGAGCCTTGTCGAATCTTCAACCTCGTGA